One region of Vigna angularis cultivar LongXiaoDou No.4 chromosome 10, ASM1680809v1, whole genome shotgun sequence genomic DNA includes:
- the LOC108334649 gene encoding uncharacterized protein LOC108334649: MVGIFSRFSVGRNVHRRTQSALDEREVMPPNSEAVAAVASAATATSHGIEVAVEFKPVEHPIEPLDSDRPIQCPLPEPSILNDGRIWKERVSATVRRRGDLPVMKEGGALESEDAGIKPRTSRSNRMILPSVSAPEHNLLKLLEECNASGI, encoded by the exons ATGGTGGGTATATTTTCGAGATTCTCTGTTGGAAGGAATGTCCACCGACGTACTCAAAGTGCTTTG GATGAGAGGGAAGTGATGCCCCCAAACTCAGAGGCTGTTGCTGCAGTGGCGAGTGCTGCAACTGCCACTTCTCATGGAATTGAAGTGGCTGTGGAGTTTAAGCCTGTTGAACATCCAATTGAACCTCTTGACAGTGATAGGCCAATTCAGTGCCCGTTGCCAGAGCCATCTATTCTTAAT GATGGAAGAATATGGAAAGAACGAGTTTCTGCAACTGTGCGGAGAAGAGGGGACCTGCCAGTGATGAAGGAAGGGGGAGCACTTGAATCTGAAGATGCTGGAATCAAGCCCCGGACATCCCGGTCGAATAGAATGATCCTACCATCTGTCAGTGCTCCGGAGCATAATCTTTTAAAACTTCTTGAAGAGTGTAATGCTTCAGGCATCTAA
- the LOC108335049 gene encoding pentatricopeptide repeat-containing protein At1g31920, giving the protein MSGTSVLCQSHLLSLPNNPPQNSELNAKFNEQGWLSLLKRCKSMEEFKQVHAQILKLGLFWDSFCGSNLVATCALSRWGSMEYACSIFRQIEEPGSFEYNTMIRGNVNNLNLEKALLLYVEMLEKGIEHDNFTYPFVLKACSLLGALKEGVQVHGQVFKAGLEDDTYVHNGLISMYGKCGEINHACDVFEQMDERSVASWSSIIGAHASVELWQDCLMLLGDMSNEGRHRAEESILVSALSACTHLGSPDIGRCIHGILLRNISELNVVVKTSLIDMYIKCGNLDKGLCVFQNMAVKNRYSYTVMISGLAFHGRGREALRVFCEMVEEGLAPDDVVYVGVLSACSHAGLVNEGLQCFNHMQLVHKIKPTIQHYGCMVDLMGRAGMLKEAYELIKGMPIKPNDVVWRSLLSACKVHLNLEIGEIAAENIFKLNQHNPGDYLVLASMYARAQKWTDVARIRTEMAEKHLVQTPGFSLVEANRKVHKFVSQDKSQPECDTIYEMIHQMEWQLKFEGYAPDTSQVLLDVDEEEKRQRLKHHSQKLAIAFALIQTSEGSPIRISRNLRMCSDCHTYTKFISMIYEREISVRDRNRFHHFKDGTCSCKDYW; this is encoded by the coding sequence ATGAGTGGGACATCTGTTCTTTGCCAATCCCATCTTTTGTCACTTCCAAATAATCCACCCCAAAACTCTGAATTGAATGCGAAGTTCAATGAGCAGGGATGGTTGTCTTTGCTCAAGAGGTGCAAGAGCATGGAAGAATTCAAGCAAGTTCATGCCCAAATTCTAAAATTGGGCCTTTTCTGGGATTCTTTCTGTGGCAGCAATCTTGTTGCCACTTGTGCTCTATCCAGATGGGGCAGCATGGAGTACGCTTGCTCAATCTTCAGGCAAATTGAGGAACCTGGTAGCTTTGAGTACAATACCATGATCAGAGGAAATGTCAATAACTTGAATCTAGAAAAAGCTCTGTTGCTGTATGTTGAAATGCTTGAAAAAGGAATTGAACATGACAACTTCACCTACCCGTTTGTACTCAAAGCATGTTCTCTATTAGGTGCTCTCAAGGAGGGAGTGCAAGTCCATGGTCAGGTTTTCAAGGCAGGTCTCGAGGATGATACCTATGTGCATAATGGCTTGATCAGCATGTACGGGAAGTGTGGGGAAATAAATCATGCTTGTGACGTGTTTGAGCAAATGGATGAAAGGAGTGTGGCTTCATGGAGTTCCATCATTGGTGCACACGCTAGTGTGGAATTGTGGCAAGATTGCTTGATGCTTCTTGGGGACATGAGCAATGAGGGACGCCACAGGGctgaagagagcattctagttaGTGCACTTTCTGCTTGCACTCATTTGGGGTCTCCTGATATTGGAAGGTGCATACATGGGATCTTGCTGAGGAACATTAGTGAGCTCAATGTTGTTGTCAAGACTTCACTAATTGATATGTATATAAAATGTGGCAACCTTGACAAAGGGCTTTGTGTGTTCCAAAATATGGCTGTGAAGAACAGATACTCTTACACTGTCATGATCTCAGGGCTTGCCTTTCACGGGCGTGGAAGGGAAGCTCTGAGAGTTTTCTGTGAAATGGTGGAAGAAGGTTTGGCACCTGATGATGTTGTTTATGTGGGTGTATTAAGTGCTTGCAGTCATGCCGGTCTTGTCAACGAGGGTCTTCAGTGTTTCAACCACATGCAACTTGTGCATAAGATCAAACCAACAATTCAGCACTATGGTTGCATGGTGGATCTTATGGGGAGAGCAGGGATGCTAAAGGAAGCCTATGAGCTCATAAAAGGCATGCCAATTAAGCCTAATGATGTGGTTTGGAGGAGCCTTCTCAGTGCTTGTAAGGTTCATCTTAACTTAGAAATAGGGGAGATAGCAGCTGAGAATATTTTCAAGTTGAATCAACACAACCCTGGTGACTATTTGGTGCTAGCAAGTATGTATGCAAGGGCTCAAAAATGGACTGATGTAGCCAGGATCAGAACAGAAATGGCTGAAAAACATTTGGTGCAAACACCCGGGTTTAGTTTGGTTGAAGCAAATAGGAAGGTTCACAAGTTTGTGTCACAGGACAAGTCTCAACCAGAATGTGACACCATCTATGAAATGATTCACCAAATGGAATGGCAGTTGAAATTTGAAGGCTATGCACCAGACACCTCACAGGTGTTGCTTGATGTAGATGAGGAAGAAAAGAGACAGAGACTGAAACATCATAGTCAGAAGTTGGCAATTGCTTTTGCACTAATACAGACATCTGAAGGATCTCCAATAAGAATATCAAGAAATCTTAGGATGTGTAGTGACTGTCATACTTACACTAAGTTCATTTCCATGATCTATGAACGGGAAATTTCTGTAAGGGACCGTAATCGCTTCCACCATTTTAAAGATGGAACTTGTTCATGTAAAGATTATTGGTAA
- the LOC108335902 gene encoding 26S proteasome non-ATPase regulatory subunit 13 homolog B, with translation MAALQYLESLRNAHPELAEWYNSLADLYQKKLWHQLTLKLEQFVALAVFQAGDALIQLYHNFITDFETKINLLKLAHFAVIVSRQYSEKEAAVGYLGGVIEKLQATREQRIEEPILYIKMQIAIFKLEQGDQKECKKLLEDGKTTLDSMTDIDPSVYANYYWVSSQYHKTRQEFAEFYKSALLYLAYTSVESLSESFKLDLAFDLSLSALLGDNIYNFGELLAHPIIKSLLGTKVEWLYYILQAFNSGDLVRYQELCRVHNAALSAQPALVQNEQKLLEKINILCLMEIIFSRPSEDRTIPLSVIAERTKLSIENVEHLLMKSLSVHLIEGIIDQVEGTVHVSWVQPRVLGIQQIKSLRDRLDSWTGKVHTALLSIEAETPDLIGS, from the exons ATGGCTGCTCTGCAATACTTGGAATCGCTGCGCAACGCGCACCCTGAGCTCGCCGAATGGTACAATTCGCTCGCGGATCTGTATCAGAAGAAGCTCTGGCATCAACTCACCCTCAAGCTCGAGCAGTTTGTCGCACTCGCTGTTTTTCAG GCTGGTGATGCGTTGATTCAATTATATCACAATTTCATCACAGACTTCGAGACTAAAATCAACCTTCTGAAGCTTGCACATTTTGCTGTTATAGTTTCTCGGCAGTATTCTGAAAAGGAAGCTGCTGTTGGTTATCTTGGAGGGGTCATTGAGAAGTTGCAGGCCACTAGAGAGCAGCGCATAGAAGAACCTATCCTTTACATTAAGATGCAAATAGCAATATTCAAGCTTGAGCAAGGTGACCAGAAGGAATGCAAGAAACTCCTGGAAGATGGGAAGACTACACTTGACAGCATGACAGATATTGATCCATCTGTATATGCTAACTATTACTGGGTATCATCTCAATACCACAAGACCCGCCAAGAATTTGCTGAGTTCTACAAAAGTGCCCTTCTCTATTTGGCATACACATCAGTGGAGTCTCTATCAGAATCATTTAAGCTG gATTTAGCATTTGATTTGTCCCTCTCTGCCCTTCTTGGGGACAACATCTACAACTTTGGAGAGCTACTTGCCCATCCTATA ATCAAGAGCCTTCTGGGGACAAAAGTGGAATGGCTTTACTATATTCTGCAGGCATTCAATTCTGGTGATTTAGTGCGATATCAAGAATTGTGTCGGGTGCATAATGCTGCTTTAAGTGCCCAACCAGCACTGGTTCAAAATGAACAGAAGTTGTTGGAGAAGATCAACATTCTCTGTCTGATGGAGATTATATTCAG TCGGCCTTCAGAAGATCGAACTATTCCATTGAGTGTAATTGCTGAGCGTACAAAACTTTCTATAGAGAATGTGGAACATCTCCTAATGAAGAGCTTATCT gTTCATCTAATTGAGGGTATAATTGATCAAGTTGAGGGCACAGTGCATGTTTCCTGGGTGCAACCAAGAGTTCTGGGTATTCAACAGATCAAATCCTTACGGGATCGACTTGACAGTTGGACGGGGAAAGTACACACTGCATTGTTATCCATCGAGGCAGAAACACCTGATCTAATCGGATcgtga